A single window of Archangium gephyra DNA harbors:
- a CDS encoding WD40 repeat domain-containing protein, which translates to MHSQREPITVANASRLTRVRRFGPPASIKSWGQHLAFDSQSTLLLAMERTQPDRIRWWNLRGESDLPACSAEMPLSSEFCVLPGRELVVAVGEPDATAPAAWKKRLVALSTRDGSLRNEAPFPHFLSGMSASADGSLLAMTVDDGKGLLWDVERWRSLREMEAPPKNFYSQGCAISPDGRFIAAAQSQTPTDEGSGTLQLWDATTGATLCLLSGNDPYVWDVAFHPTEPLLAAGTGDNGIHVVDLEQRRIVRTFDAPRAWRLSFNPDGSLLVVAGDGPFFSVYRFDTGECLFGHQDGNDEQTSSAAFSPDGAYVAWGQGDYTVGLWAVPYPSLEPR; encoded by the coding sequence ATGCACTCCCAACGCGAGCCCATCACGGTGGCCAACGCCTCTCGCCTCACACGCGTACGGCGGTTCGGCCCTCCTGCGTCCATCAAGAGCTGGGGACAGCACCTCGCCTTCGACAGCCAGAGCACCCTCCTGCTGGCCATGGAGCGGACACAGCCCGACAGGATTCGCTGGTGGAACCTGCGCGGTGAATCCGACCTGCCCGCGTGCTCGGCGGAGATGCCCCTCTCGTCCGAGTTCTGCGTCCTTCCCGGGAGGGAGCTCGTGGTGGCGGTGGGCGAGCCTGACGCGACGGCTCCCGCGGCTTGGAAGAAGAGGCTCGTGGCCCTGTCCACCCGGGACGGTTCGCTCCGGAACGAGGCGCCCTTTCCCCACTTCCTCTCTGGAATGAGCGCCTCCGCCGACGGCTCCTTGTTGGCGATGACGGTGGATGATGGGAAGGGGCTGCTGTGGGACGTGGAGCGCTGGCGCTCTCTGCGCGAGATGGAGGCGCCGCCCAAGAACTTCTACTCCCAAGGTTGTGCCATCTCACCCGACGGGCGCTTCATCGCGGCGGCGCAAAGCCAAACCCCCACCGACGAAGGCTCCGGCACCCTTCAACTCTGGGATGCCACCACGGGCGCGACGCTGTGCCTGCTGAGCGGGAACGATCCCTATGTCTGGGACGTGGCATTCCATCCCACCGAGCCGCTGCTCGCCGCGGGGACGGGCGACAATGGCATCCACGTGGTGGACCTCGAACAGAGGCGCATCGTGCGAACGTTCGATGCCCCCAGGGCCTGGCGTCTGAGCTTCAACCCCGACGGCTCACTGCTGGTGGTGGCGGGTGATGGCCCCTTCTTCAGCGTCTACCGCTTCGACACGGGAGAGTGTCTCTTCGGCCATCAGGATGGCAACGACGAGCAGACGAGCTCCGCCGCCTTCTCTCCCGATGGGGCGTATGTGGCCTGGGGCCAGGGCGACTACACCGTGGGACTGTGGGCCGTCCCCTATCCGTCCCTTGAGCCGCGATAG
- a CDS encoding DUF362 domain-containing protein → MTKGEETPRTETVAGEFQRKLDAWAERFRGRPTEELRALLLLALERERIVAVAYRDEVMRERLASVAMPEESRALIRQALAWAWRDEEMHAIYTRGVLLRIGSVRVRVATWLSHVAGALAGWAVAVRHHTSFSRAPISTLIASFVMFLGRLGGKVPKPMRDKLRHLTLREYCALQVDAEESASLGWKRIAQVAPRVPELPPDAGTWFSRMHSDEDKHARIFRALMETLGEGDSVLAPTGSLISEVGHADELFLPRALRSAPLRSHPVGQGGRVVVHVSPAGESKQEALRRAVEDAGLVEVVRARAEALGRPISSLRVLVRVSFMLGYHRDDRSNITDPELVEALALRLRELGLEDIAVADAGNLYDWFFDGRSVHEVARYFGFTSPAYRVVDLEAEQVPHDYSRGMAQSTIARSWRDAELRIVFSKARSHPVDLTHLSIATIQGVGGRFDEFLFAERFASRETALLMPLLDFPPHFALIDAFEHAADGLVGILGCRRPPAPRRLYAGADALAVDLLATRHLVGGEPLQSPLLRLACDWFGDPRSATQLMGPDEAIPGFRAPYQTELHALMGLLSIPVWQFASGRGAAFLPAMDTRAFPPKSGHGQGPFWRLYRALMRALVGP, encoded by the coding sequence ATGACGAAGGGGGAGGAGACCCCGCGCACCGAGACGGTCGCGGGGGAGTTCCAGCGGAAGCTCGACGCGTGGGCGGAGCGGTTTCGCGGACGGCCCACGGAGGAGCTCCGCGCGCTGCTGCTGCTCGCCCTCGAACGGGAGCGCATCGTCGCGGTGGCCTACCGGGACGAGGTGATGCGCGAGCGCCTCGCGTCCGTGGCCATGCCGGAGGAGAGCCGGGCCCTCATACGTCAGGCGCTCGCCTGGGCGTGGCGCGACGAGGAGATGCACGCCATCTATACGCGAGGGGTGCTGCTCCGGATCGGCTCCGTGCGCGTCCGGGTGGCCACATGGCTCTCGCACGTCGCGGGCGCGCTCGCTGGCTGGGCGGTCGCCGTCCGTCACCACACGTCGTTCTCGCGCGCGCCCATCTCCACGCTCATCGCGTCCTTCGTCATGTTCCTGGGCCGGCTGGGGGGCAAGGTGCCGAAGCCCATGCGCGACAAACTCCGGCACCTCACGCTCCGGGAGTATTGCGCGCTCCAGGTGGACGCGGAGGAGAGCGCCTCGCTCGGGTGGAAGCGGATCGCCCAGGTCGCTCCCCGGGTGCCGGAGCTGCCTCCGGACGCGGGCACGTGGTTCTCGCGCATGCACTCCGACGAGGACAAGCACGCCCGCATCTTCCGCGCCCTCATGGAGACGCTCGGCGAGGGGGACTCGGTCCTCGCACCCACTGGCTCGCTGATCTCCGAGGTGGGCCACGCCGACGAGCTGTTCCTGCCTCGTGCACTGCGCTCGGCCCCGCTCCGTTCGCACCCGGTGGGGCAGGGAGGACGCGTCGTCGTCCACGTGTCGCCGGCCGGTGAGTCCAAGCAGGAGGCGCTCCGCCGGGCCGTGGAGGACGCCGGGCTCGTGGAGGTGGTCCGCGCCAGGGCCGAGGCGCTGGGCCGGCCAATCTCCTCCCTCCGGGTGCTCGTGCGCGTCAGCTTCATGCTGGGCTACCACCGCGATGACCGCTCCAACATCACGGACCCGGAGCTCGTCGAGGCCCTCGCACTGCGGCTGCGCGAGCTGGGCCTCGAGGACATCGCCGTCGCCGATGCCGGCAACCTCTACGACTGGTTCTTCGACGGGCGGAGTGTCCACGAGGTCGCGCGCTACTTTGGCTTCACCTCACCCGCGTATCGCGTCGTGGACCTCGAGGCCGAGCAGGTGCCGCACGACTACAGCCGTGGCATGGCGCAGTCGACCATCGCCCGCTCCTGGAGGGACGCGGAGCTGCGCATCGTGTTCTCCAAGGCCCGGAGCCACCCCGTGGATCTCACGCACCTCTCCATCGCCACCATCCAGGGCGTGGGCGGCCGGTTCGACGAGTTCCTCTTCGCCGAGCGGTTCGCCAGCCGGGAGACGGCGCTGCTCATGCCGCTGCTCGACTTCCCACCGCACTTCGCGCTCATCGACGCCTTCGAGCACGCGGCGGATGGGCTGGTCGGAATCCTCGGCTGCCGACGGCCCCCCGCGCCTCGCCGCCTCTACGCGGGCGCGGACGCGCTGGCCGTGGATCTCCTCGCGACGCGCCACCTCGTGGGAGGAGAGCCCCTCCAATCCCCGCTCCTCCGGCTGGCGTGCGACTGGTTCGGAGACCCCCGGAGCGCCACTCAGCTCATGGGCCCCGACGAGGCCATCCCCGGCTTCCGCGCCCCGTACCAGACGGAGTTGCACGCGCTCATGGGGCTGCTCTCGATTCCCGTCTGGCAGTTCGCCAGCGGCCGGGGCGCGGCGTTCCTGCCAGCCATGGACACGCGGGCGTTTCCGCCGAAGTCCGGCCACGGACAGGGTCCCTTCTGGCGCTTGTACCGGGCCCTGATGCGGGCGCTGGTGGGACCGTGA
- a CDS encoding RNA polymerase sigma factor, with amino-acid sequence MLGPETSDERLMLAFRAGDARAFEVLVRRHRTPVFNFILRFTGHRARAEDVLQETWLKVVRSAPEYEAKAKFTTWVYTIARNLCVDSARKESYRQAASLEAPTTGTEGDEGRPLGEALPDEGVSPERGAYNARVRPLLERALASLPEEQREVFILREYSGIPFKEIAEVTAVSENTVKSRMRYALEGLRRRLAELGVDGDLAEDGRTVAG; translated from the coding sequence GTGTTGGGACCGGAGACCTCAGACGAACGGCTGATGCTCGCCTTCCGGGCGGGGGATGCTCGTGCGTTCGAGGTGCTGGTGCGAAGGCACCGGACGCCGGTGTTCAACTTCATCCTCCGTTTCACCGGCCACCGTGCGCGGGCGGAAGACGTGCTTCAGGAGACGTGGCTGAAGGTGGTGCGCAGCGCCCCGGAGTACGAGGCGAAAGCGAAGTTCACCACCTGGGTCTACACGATTGCGAGGAACCTCTGCGTGGACAGCGCGCGCAAAGAGAGCTACCGGCAGGCGGCCTCGCTGGAGGCGCCCACGACGGGTACCGAGGGCGATGAGGGCCGGCCCCTGGGTGAGGCCCTGCCCGACGAGGGCGTGAGCCCCGAGCGCGGTGCCTACAACGCCCGCGTGCGGCCCCTGCTGGAGCGCGCGCTGGCCAGCCTCCCGGAGGAGCAGCGCGAGGTGTTCATCCTGCGCGAGTACAGCGGCATCCCCTTCAAGGAGATCGCCGAGGTGACAGCGGTGTCCGAGAATACGGTGAAGAGCCGCATGCGTTATGCCCTCGAGGGTCTGCGCCGGCGTCTGGCCGAGCTCGGGGTGGACGGTGACCTGGCCGAGGACGGAAGGACGGTGGCGGGATGA
- a CDS encoding zf-HC2 domain-containing protein has translation MKLQGTHAHEDRLLDFAYDELPPTEARLVEQHVQGCSRCSETLSDIRGVRTTMSRLPLESAPDAGLESLLAYAQQSARRAAAGPEPAPRWWRRLLAPALSVAALGVFGVVVIQVNREVDLSPSLVQQKEAVREKSVRRGEPPEVAAAPAPAEPAAPAPALPSTPVPADVDKVGAMSARPMPKKAPSRKGSGRGVLDEDWSNASAGSAGGFPDKKLALDSETEAGAPAGFVGKVAKSKRDVLGGATLPSLSTAQRAEPAEEPAAEYASANVAEAVQSESAPPAPAQTIRGSASRSAPAASKDVAADDAYEQLAPARAQVASATPPPPPSAPAQYQPSAAAAGPVTRAEGLEARKKEVAQKSEEKAATRYSPSPAELMNQADVAHRSGDWAQEVDFLRAALSAGVRGSQRLEVLSRLCEAEFALGRERIAVQVCKSVMAEAPGSSAARMAQRRLERELPSSADEADSDVKATSPVKK, from the coding sequence ATGAAGCTCCAGGGGACCCACGCACACGAGGATCGGCTGCTGGACTTCGCCTACGACGAGCTGCCGCCCACCGAGGCCCGGCTGGTGGAGCAGCATGTGCAGGGCTGCTCCCGCTGCTCGGAGACGCTGTCGGACATCCGGGGCGTGCGCACCACGATGTCCCGGTTGCCGCTGGAGTCCGCGCCGGACGCGGGGTTGGAGTCGCTGCTGGCGTATGCGCAGCAGTCCGCGCGCCGGGCCGCCGCGGGTCCCGAGCCGGCGCCTCGCTGGTGGCGCCGCCTGCTGGCGCCCGCGTTGAGCGTGGCGGCCCTGGGCGTCTTTGGCGTCGTGGTCATCCAGGTGAATCGCGAGGTGGACCTCAGCCCCTCGCTCGTCCAGCAGAAGGAGGCTGTCCGGGAGAAGAGTGTCCGTCGCGGGGAGCCGCCAGAGGTGGCGGCGGCTCCGGCTCCGGCGGAACCCGCGGCGCCCGCTCCCGCTCTTCCCAGCACTCCGGTCCCCGCGGACGTCGACAAGGTGGGCGCGATGTCCGCCAGGCCCATGCCCAAGAAGGCTCCTTCGAGGAAGGGGAGCGGGCGTGGCGTCCTGGATGAGGACTGGTCCAACGCGAGTGCTGGCAGTGCGGGGGGCTTCCCGGACAAGAAGCTCGCGCTGGACAGCGAGACGGAAGCGGGCGCCCCGGCTGGATTCGTCGGCAAGGTCGCGAAGAGCAAGCGCGACGTGCTGGGTGGCGCGACGCTGCCCTCCCTCTCGACGGCGCAGCGTGCCGAGCCCGCCGAGGAGCCCGCCGCTGAATACGCCAGTGCCAACGTGGCCGAGGCCGTGCAGTCCGAGTCCGCGCCGCCCGCGCCGGCGCAGACGATCCGTGGCTCCGCTTCGCGTTCGGCTCCCGCGGCGAGCAAGGACGTCGCGGCGGATGACGCGTACGAGCAGCTGGCCCCGGCACGTGCCCAGGTGGCGAGTGCCACGCCACCGCCACCGCCTTCAGCACCTGCCCAGTACCAGCCTTCCGCGGCCGCGGCCGGACCGGTCACGCGGGCGGAGGGACTGGAGGCCAGGAAGAAGGAAGTGGCCCAGAAGTCCGAGGAGAAAGCCGCCACGCGGTACTCTCCCTCGCCCGCGGAGCTGATGAATCAGGCGGACGTGGCCCACCGTTCGGGAGACTGGGCGCAAGAGGTGGACTTCCTGCGCGCGGCGTTGTCGGCCGGAGTCCGGGGCTCGCAGCGGTTGGAGGTGCTGTCGCGGCTGTGTGAAGCGGAGTTCGCGCTGGGCCGCGAGCGGATCGCCGTGCAGGTCTGCAAGAGTGTGATGGCGGAGGCGCCGGGCTCGAGCGCGGCGCGCATGGCGCAGCGCCGTCTGGAGCGCGAGCTGCCGTCGTCGGCGGACGAGGCCGACAGCGACGTCAAGGCCACGTCACCCGTCAAGAAGTAA
- a CDS encoding TadE/TadG family type IV pilus assembly protein: protein MIHARVQVKSVRRGAAIVELALVVPLLVSLVMFSIFLSEVIRARLKLQEASRYVAWEMTSYTLSDYATADHDRAFGLAMKATVKEAAERYADLDSIEPEGRFGTMLRAAPMRVSMRNQGVAGLDLSRVFPGGAGGKGPEAAAAMGKPLGDLLGHFRFNTRGQVEVETTSTLSSHVLPRLYLQKEQHGFFDVDNWGGRDLSRLPVKERYTLIANGWHLPDGGDALMKPKRAGVHDGGSRHGLHLQVDRMKFLGVGSYLDQVELDRLGAVARFLLPDFQGPFVVSHNYVPGESGRGCNKSKHGAPMGLNNVNAYPGLDDPAQRCFDTAPFRDTQAYDQSLYRKMFMARGAHFMGCKNSQADTPSMPGLDPSTSDDMNARKIPCE from the coding sequence ATGATCCACGCCCGTGTACAGGTGAAGTCCGTCCGGAGAGGCGCCGCCATCGTCGAGCTCGCGCTCGTGGTGCCGCTGCTGGTCTCCCTGGTGATGTTCAGCATCTTCCTGAGCGAGGTCATCCGCGCCCGTCTCAAGCTCCAGGAGGCCAGCCGGTATGTCGCCTGGGAGATGACCAGCTACACCCTGAGCGACTACGCCACGGCGGACCATGACAGGGCCTTTGGCCTCGCCATGAAGGCCACCGTGAAGGAGGCGGCCGAGCGCTACGCGGACCTCGACTCCATCGAGCCCGAGGGGCGCTTCGGCACGATGCTTCGCGCCGCTCCGATGCGGGTGAGCATGCGCAACCAGGGCGTCGCGGGGCTCGACCTGAGCCGCGTCTTTCCTGGGGGCGCTGGCGGCAAGGGCCCCGAGGCAGCCGCCGCGATGGGCAAGCCGCTCGGCGACCTCCTGGGGCACTTCCGCTTCAACACCCGGGGACAGGTGGAGGTGGAGACCACCAGTACGCTCTCCAGCCACGTGCTGCCGCGGCTCTATCTGCAGAAGGAGCAGCACGGCTTCTTCGACGTGGACAACTGGGGTGGACGAGACCTGAGCCGCCTGCCGGTGAAGGAGCGCTACACCCTCATCGCCAACGGCTGGCACCTGCCCGATGGCGGGGATGCCCTGATGAAACCCAAGCGAGCGGGTGTGCATGACGGCGGCTCCCGGCACGGCCTGCACCTGCAGGTGGATCGGATGAAGTTCCTGGGTGTGGGGAGCTACCTGGACCAGGTGGAGCTGGACCGGCTCGGCGCGGTGGCCCGCTTCCTCCTGCCCGACTTCCAGGGCCCCTTCGTGGTGTCCCACAACTACGTGCCCGGCGAGAGCGGCCGCGGCTGCAACAAGAGCAAGCACGGCGCTCCGATGGGACTCAACAACGTGAACGCCTACCCCGGCCTGGATGACCCGGCCCAGCGCTGCTTCGACACCGCCCCGTTCCGCGACACCCAGGCCTACGACCAGTCCCTCTACCGGAAGATGTTCATGGCCCGCGGCGCCCACTTCATGGGCTGCAAGAACTCCCAGGCGGACACGCCGTCCATGCCCGGCCTCGATCCCAGTACCTCCGACGACATGAACGCCAGGAAGATCCCATGCGAGTGA
- a CDS encoding pilus assembly protein TadG-related protein has product MMTRALRRSFERQEGQALVLACLLMLVLSIALITTVNLGHGVHERIRLQNTADAAAWSTAAMEARAFNFYAFTNRTQVSHYVSAMMWQSLDSFVFSVQAFLTDLYGFMRTIGPCFPQDSRDGLFWVSVCTLLDTLPSLHAIMRGLDLVFTALRGMLLLMKPVMEPLDRVIGRVVIPGHRMLNAVMAGSATAVMLATSTYAMGTSQAVIAANDPEVDPLVPQTLAGLINQCLYSRTHDKAANGTPFSPVNPFEPLDPSRRNETDKTARAKRVMAGITNATRFACDAKDGACPESLVTDRKWGGLMPIPRWLAPLESVLDGIPKWGQTRFLTYRLGEGGNKSARGGNKLRESKDLPHLPMGMLAQGDVLGADDPYFIKLPGPASVNLGGTRLLNPFRCPKQPGPGDTRTWRDCWGDPRENKNDTLKTSVWAMSSTDLRENGLHWRVVFPGEASKQEDRNVGLYESRTCLASVQGGCFFEMSVYVANVRIDPKDHNHPWPGLVPFPHFEPGDYAKDCAESLDDTPSIAAMAGRRDDFNQPSTWVLLTKSADAFRHTPGQLNSQGKLTFSFGTSPETLDLRNGRTAVGLGGPPGMSVISRGQTYYHRPGNWTEQPNFFNPYWRPRLAAVWQGKDSLPLVEKLADALPGDLKDSPARFITH; this is encoded by the coding sequence ATGATGACCCGCGCTCTCCGGCGGAGCTTCGAGCGGCAGGAAGGCCAGGCGCTCGTCCTCGCGTGTCTGCTGATGCTCGTGCTGAGCATCGCCCTCATCACCACGGTCAACCTCGGGCACGGCGTGCACGAGCGGATCCGCTTGCAGAACACGGCGGACGCGGCGGCCTGGTCCACCGCGGCCATGGAAGCCCGCGCGTTCAACTTCTACGCGTTCACCAACCGCACGCAGGTGTCCCACTACGTGTCGGCGATGATGTGGCAGTCGCTGGACTCGTTCGTGTTCTCCGTCCAGGCCTTCCTGACGGACCTCTACGGGTTCATGCGCACCATCGGCCCGTGCTTCCCCCAGGACAGCCGGGATGGCCTCTTCTGGGTGAGCGTCTGCACCCTGCTCGACACCCTCCCCTCCCTCCACGCCATCATGCGGGGGCTGGACCTGGTCTTCACGGCACTCCGGGGGATGTTGCTCCTCATGAAGCCGGTGATGGAGCCACTCGACCGGGTGATCGGGCGGGTGGTGATTCCCGGGCACCGGATGCTCAACGCGGTGATGGCGGGCTCGGCCACGGCGGTGATGCTCGCCACCTCCACGTACGCGATGGGCACGTCTCAGGCCGTCATCGCGGCGAACGATCCCGAGGTGGACCCGCTCGTCCCCCAGACGCTCGCGGGCCTCATCAACCAGTGCCTCTACAGCCGCACGCACGACAAGGCGGCCAACGGGACGCCCTTCAGCCCGGTCAATCCCTTCGAGCCGTTGGATCCCTCGCGGCGCAACGAGACCGACAAGACCGCCCGGGCCAAGCGGGTGATGGCGGGCATCACCAACGCCACGCGCTTCGCCTGCGACGCGAAGGACGGCGCCTGCCCGGAGTCCCTGGTCACCGACCGGAAATGGGGCGGCCTCATGCCCATCCCCCGGTGGCTCGCGCCGCTGGAGAGCGTGCTCGACGGCATTCCCAAGTGGGGCCAGACGCGCTTCCTCACCTACCGGCTCGGCGAGGGTGGCAACAAGAGCGCCAGGGGCGGCAACAAGCTCCGCGAGTCGAAGGACCTGCCCCACCTGCCCATGGGCATGCTCGCCCAGGGCGATGTGCTCGGCGCGGACGACCCCTACTTCATCAAGTTGCCGGGGCCGGCGTCCGTCAACCTCGGGGGCACCCGGCTCCTCAACCCGTTCCGCTGCCCCAAGCAGCCGGGCCCGGGTGACACGCGGACCTGGCGCGACTGCTGGGGAGACCCGCGCGAGAACAAGAACGACACGTTGAAGACGAGCGTGTGGGCCATGAGCAGCACGGACCTGCGCGAGAACGGCCTCCACTGGCGCGTGGTGTTCCCGGGAGAGGCCTCGAAGCAGGAGGACCGGAACGTGGGCCTGTATGAGTCCAGGACGTGCCTCGCGAGCGTCCAGGGCGGGTGCTTCTTCGAGATGTCCGTGTACGTGGCCAATGTCCGCATCGACCCGAAGGACCACAACCACCCGTGGCCGGGGCTCGTGCCCTTCCCCCACTTCGAGCCCGGTGACTACGCGAAGGACTGCGCGGAGAGCCTCGACGACACGCCGAGCATCGCGGCCATGGCGGGACGCCGGGACGACTTCAACCAGCCCTCCACCTGGGTGCTCCTCACCAAGAGCGCGGACGCGTTCCGCCACACCCCGGGCCAGCTCAACTCCCAGGGGAAGCTCACCTTCTCCTTCGGCACGTCGCCCGAGACGCTGGACCTGAGGAACGGCCGCACGGCGGTGGGGCTCGGAGGCCCGCCGGGGATGAGCGTCATCTCCCGGGGCCAGACGTACTACCACCGGCCCGGGAACTGGACCGAGCAACCCAACTTCTTCAACCCGTACTGGCGGCCCCGGCTGGCGGCGGTCTGGCAGGGCAAGGACTCGCTGCCGCTGGTGGAGAAGCTGGCGGACGCACTGCCCGGCGACCTGAAGGACTCGCCCGCGCGGTTCATCACCCACTGA
- a CDS encoding TadE/TadG family type IV pilus assembly protein yields MSEHLPQGRQSGQAAVESALVLPLMVFLGLGLLQLTLMQQAKLMTEYAAYCAARSGIVWNGNTERMRDAALVALLPTLGRTDAPPELARTWTRARLQDEMLRRLPWPTRDVGVPDSVNGAPLSGLVRVDTVNPSWYSPVRSVWKLRSAENWRELDFDGPDGYPQVPALETKLARFFNLALPDDAEEVYRKATVLSVRVRYWYELRVPFANGLIFTAWGAANAGVGLAHQRGYATLHRRELGVLWGLAASRRYFLPLTATYSLRMQSNFHFKWLMHLNPDWGL; encoded by the coding sequence ATGAGTGAACACCTCCCCCAAGGCAGGCAGTCGGGCCAGGCCGCGGTCGAGTCCGCCCTGGTGCTGCCGCTGATGGTCTTCCTGGGCCTGGGCCTGCTGCAGCTGACGCTGATGCAGCAGGCGAAGCTGATGACGGAGTACGCGGCGTACTGCGCGGCGCGCTCCGGCATCGTGTGGAACGGCAACACCGAGCGGATGCGGGACGCGGCCCTCGTGGCGCTGCTGCCCACGCTGGGCCGCACGGACGCGCCGCCGGAGCTGGCCAGGACGTGGACGCGGGCACGTCTCCAGGACGAGATGCTGCGGCGGCTGCCGTGGCCCACGCGGGACGTGGGGGTGCCGGACTCGGTGAACGGCGCGCCCCTGTCCGGCCTGGTGCGCGTGGATACGGTGAACCCGTCCTGGTACTCGCCGGTGCGGAGCGTGTGGAAGCTGCGCTCGGCCGAGAACTGGCGGGAGCTGGATTTCGACGGGCCGGATGGCTACCCGCAGGTGCCGGCGCTGGAGACGAAGCTGGCCCGGTTCTTCAACCTCGCGCTGCCGGATGACGCCGAGGAGGTCTACCGCAAGGCCACCGTGCTGAGCGTGCGGGTGCGCTACTGGTACGAGCTGCGGGTGCCCTTCGCCAATGGGCTCATCTTCACGGCGTGGGGGGCGGCCAACGCGGGCGTGGGGCTGGCGCACCAGCGGGGCTACGCCACGCTCCACCGGCGGGAGCTGGGCGTGCTGTGGGGACTGGCCGCGAGCAGGCGCTACTTCCTCCCGCTGACGGCCACCTACAGCCTGCGGATGCAGTCGAACTTCCATTTCAAGTGGCTGATGCACCTCAACCCGGACTGGGGGCTGTGA
- the cpaB gene encoding Flp pilus assembly protein CpaB has protein sequence MLKGKTPLLIALGLGLLAGIIAWSAIKKKESDVRRGWNLVPVVVASADIPEGTVITFDMINQRSVPEQFVTSSVVKPDSATYVVGQKVLVALQQGDPLLWSQFETTKAAERLSTKVQKKVRAITIESKPTTSVGGWVRPNDHVDVIGTFRDPQTDENVAVTLLQNVIVLATGKVTGTTNVNLIPEHQREYANITLMVIPEEAEILTLASELGNLTLSLRNEEDVDMIEERGRATISTLLSGERTRVLEQKRREIIQIIKGGTSEKNAVGSSGTP, from the coding sequence ATGCTGAAGGGTAAGACACCGCTCCTCATCGCGCTGGGCCTCGGCCTGCTGGCCGGCATCATCGCGTGGTCCGCCATCAAGAAGAAGGAATCGGATGTGCGCCGTGGCTGGAACCTGGTGCCAGTCGTCGTGGCCTCGGCGGACATCCCCGAGGGCACCGTCATCACCTTCGACATGATCAACCAGCGCTCGGTCCCCGAGCAGTTCGTCACCTCCTCCGTGGTGAAGCCGGACTCGGCCACCTACGTGGTGGGCCAGAAGGTGCTCGTGGCGCTGCAGCAGGGTGATCCCCTCCTGTGGAGCCAGTTCGAGACCACCAAGGCCGCCGAGCGCCTGTCCACCAAGGTGCAGAAGAAGGTCCGCGCCATCACCATCGAGTCCAAGCCCACCACGTCCGTGGGTGGCTGGGTGCGCCCCAACGATCACGTGGACGTGATCGGCACCTTCCGCGACCCGCAGACGGACGAGAACGTCGCCGTGACGCTGCTGCAGAACGTCATCGTGCTCGCCACCGGCAAGGTCACCGGTACCACCAACGTCAACCTCATCCCCGAGCACCAGCGCGAGTACGCCAACATCACGCTCATGGTCATCCCGGAAGAGGCGGAGATCCTCACGCTGGCCAGCGAGCTGGGCAACCTCACGCTCTCGCTGCGCAACGAGGAGGACGTGGACATGATCGAGGAGCGTGGCCGCGCCACCATCAGCACGCTGCTCTCCGGTGAGCGCACCCGCGTGCTCGAGCAGAAGCGCCGCGAGATCATCCAGATCATCAAGGGCGGCACCTCCGAGAAGAACGCGGTCGGCTCCTCGGGTACTCCGTAA